TTTGCCCCATTAtctttaacacaaaaatattaaacttagtCTCACAATGGtagaatcataataataaaaacaacccAAGCTTTTTACTGGGACCTTAAATTGAGCGtaacattaattacattaaacaatTCGATGAAACATACACAAAAAGTAACGCCCATCAGATTGGCAACAATTAAAAAGTTTCGCGAAATAGatgttaaagtttttttttgttaataattcattGTAAACGTCACCTTGATTATAAGAGTAGTCGGTTTGTTCGAGGTATAAAACTATGTAAGATCGCGCGCAGGTTACAGTGTGCGTAAGGCGGCCGCATCGTATTAGTATTTAGTGAAAATGTCGTCAATAAATAAACTGGTAGCTACTGTTGTAGTCGTATTGTGTCTTACGGATGGCGGCTTATTCAAAAAGATACGTAAGTATTGtagtgattttatattttgtcataattttgGCGTTTGATATCAattgtatataagtttatcaaCAAAACTGCCCACACTTATCTAGATTTCTTGAGCTCGGTTTCgtgctttaatttaaaatatatttttttaattgatcaaaaattaaaataaattaaaaccattctttcttacgtttacgcgattGTAAGGCATTGAAAGCTCAtcaatagatataaaaattaaaattgtttgacCAACAGAGAAGTTAAAGACTATATTGAACTCTTTacctagttatataatatatattacaaagtattgaaaagtatgtattttataagtttGCACTGCATAGATACAGTCGGCCACTAAagaagctgaacaaattcaaaatatcaaatgcttctacttaattataatattgacttcaattgaaaaattgatttttctgtatctaaaataaagagTACCTTTTGAAGTTGTACTCAAAAGACTAcataaaaattgatttataaacagAATGGTATtcgagtaaaaaaaaacttttgctgcgtataaaattattacaaatttttaaCAAGTTCGTGAGTTTGATTAAAGCTCAAAATGCGGAAATGTTGGTATCCATTTgcgaaatattcaaataaatagctTTTAGTATGTTGAACACCTCGTTTGAAAAGATTACAATGAAGAAATTTAAACGCTAAGTTATCCGTAGTACTTTACACTTAGCTATTCCTTGCTTACTTTCCAAGCTTGAGAATATTTTACTTCTTTGCTCATTTTGTTCTTCTCTTTCGTATaccaaaatagaatattttttttacctgcgcattttatttattaatttaaattaaaaattgattAATGATCTTGAAGACGTCACATTTCATTTCTAAGTGTTGCAAAAATACATATCCCCGTCGAAATCTTCCTACCTAacctatactataatataaagctagagttttttttgaacgcgctaatctcaagaactactgaaccgattttgaaaaaaaagctGAATGTTTACCAATGGcaagttacattactcctgagttttctaggctagtttttatccctggaaaatatttatcgcaaAAAAACTTTTGCAAGCGGCCGGAGCCGCAAGTAAATCCTAGTACGGATTAAATTGAAACTTGTCCTttgataaaaagttaaaatctgcatattatgaaaaataaaacaatttatatgtttatttataaattcttaatctatttatatatataatatttatgtttattgaattaaaattattataataatttacataaataatgctATAATAATACTGCTATACCCTTGACCAAAGCATTAAGTTTACGGAAATAATCTTGGAAAATTAATTCTATcctttatgaaaatgttttgctgttataattaatttgtggcTTATGACCTCCTCTCCTTATCTCAGATGTtgcatttagtttttaaatgttaggaTTTGTGGATTTGTGATGATAGATAAGATTTTCATTTCTCCGCTGAAGTATGTCGTGTAATGTGATTTATCCATTATTGCTGTTAATTTTCGTTATTTAATAGGGAATCACACTCACTATACTACTGACtatgtattgttttaatatttaggacAATGGGTAGTTAGGATACAGTGGTGTGCTGATttgattgtagccagtgtaattactgcgCATTATGATACTTAACATGTATCTCATTGTCACTTATGTCTCAGAGTGGCGAgggcagtggagtgccacgcagtattTTGCAATTGAAAGTtatgtatggtgttgctactattcattggtcgtatcgcttaccgtcaaactatcaaagtgtttttaaaacaatccaagcgttttttttaaagtaacctACTACACGAAAAGGTTTTGATGGAATGCTTCTTTTGTAGTCATTGTCAATGTCTTTCTTTAGGCGAGATAAAACAATCTCAGATACCAATTTTGAGTTTGTTATGAAgaattttctgtaaataatttACCAGTTAGTTTTGATTACATTTCAAACGTGCCTTGATTTTATTTagacattatatttaaagcgTTTGTGCTCTTCTAAGTTTCAGAAAATGTTAACAGcttgtatgcaaaatttcatgccTTAGCTAGATCTACAGGTTTAATGCGTTGTCAATCACATAAAGAAATACGTAGGTTGTATTTATATGCAGGTCGTGACTCGACCCTGACCACAGGATCTGATCGATATCATGTTTTCACATCAACgtgtaattattacataaacgATATTAAATCATAAAGACGCATGGAACTTGGAACCTATTATGTCCTCCATAATTAACATAGCGGATATATGCTAGATTTTTCCCTTACCATTGTTGCCGGTACTGCGCTTTGTTATAAACGTAGGATTTTAATACAATTCTATTAttcatttatagatattattttttagtaacattatttttctacaaggtctgacatttttaaaatgaaacctcatttaatgacaaatataatggaataatgtatcaataatgttaaataatttcttgCTGATTAATTACCGGTAGTGATTAGTTATAGAATTGATGGAAATCCATGAACTTATAAAACCATTGCCAATGCCGTCACATGAATATTTACATCTATACGcgtctatatttattatttaaatttctattatcAATTGAATTTTCTTAAACCTAGTTAAtcgtataacaataaaaaaatcctggAGACTGAAATATAGGTTATTCTTTTGTtccttcaaataaataataaacttttattcgTATCATAATGGGAACTTTGATGTAGAACAATGGATCTAAATGGTTAAGGCGCGGGGAAGTTCTGAGTCgtctttaaatataatgtgaccATATTTCACACACTTAagatattcttaaatattatattcctagTTATTGTTTCCAACTCTGCCCGCGCTAACGCCCATTCCCAGTATTCCCATATAGTAATATGGGAAATATAGCTTCCAATTTGTGTAAGAATCTTCAATTTGGTTAGGTAGGTAATTTATATGTTTCATTTTCTATTTTAGCGTTTTATGGAATGTGTTTCCAAAAATCCATTCTTAGTGCCCATTCACATGACTTAAGGAAGCTTTGTGCAAGATTTCATACTCCTAGACCCATTAGTTTCGGCTGTGCTGTGAATCTATTAGTAAGTCATCCAGTCAGTttcttcttttgttttaatagatTGTGATTATAAGTCTTGCTGCATTCAGTTATAGCTAGGAATCTTGCGACCACTATTAGCAATAGCTATAGATTTTCTCTAGAGGGGGTAGCTGATGGGACGAAATTAACGAATGGCCTGGACTACGCGATGTCTCGTAAACTCAAGGCCTTTTTCTAAGTTTTTCAACCCTTGCCCCCTAGCTATGTCCACGCCGTCCACTATATACATAGTATGAAATAACAGAGTGCTGTTTGCAGTCTTTTGCGGGTTGGAAGTGACGATTTTAATAGCACAGTTTACCTCACATAGTATGTTATTACAAGTTACGACGCCACATTATTGTAATACACTATTGTCCTCACAATCACCCATGTAATCATGTACCTGCGCCTAACCtgttagtaatattatgttttacacaTAACTAGATGGGTGTGTATATTCACCTACTTAAGGGTCTCCCCAGAGCAAACGTttttgagcattcgttccatattTTTGTGGCGCATGATTTGCGGgaatatgtaaaaattaaggaataattgcctataaaaaatatttttatggactttttgaaatttttaaactaatCTAAATCGTTCCttattattgtctttttaattgttgtttgcaaattaaaatatgtgtttttttggGAGATGCacggaatattattttttgtatattataaatataatagtatccatattataaatatatttaaataaccaaaataaaatttacatatgtAGAAATAATTTCGAATACATGGCTTCTACAAAAATGGTTATTTTGATGATACCGGCTTAACGTAATTAGGTTTTCAGGTTGTGTAGAACGTCTCTTAGTTCTATATCTTTCGTATGTTTCTGAGAACCTAGTTAGCATCGTGATGTCTATTTTTGGCTTCAATTATCATTGTCCaagcattgttgtgttccggttcaaAGAATATTGTACCCTGTATTGTTAACATCTAATGTGACTGTGATACTCACGCAGTGCTTTGAGATTAAATGTTCTCAAAACCTGATTAGTGCAATAAATGGTCAAGGGTATTAAATAATCttcgaatattaaaattaagctattattataatttttattaacagaaATAGCGAaagatagataatataaatagtgttcttttgaataataaattgtgcGTTTTGTAAACATAGGCCTTATTTATTAGCTAGATTAGAATCTAGATATATAGTTGACACTAGAACTTCAAGgaccttaaaaatataaacaataaggAAAAATTCCAGCAGAAATACTATGATTATGTGCATACGACCTTGTAGACTAGGAATAATAATCTttgtgctttccggcgttttttcGTCTGTTATTAGCAACAGGCTTCAAGGTGTGCTCAACGACCCATTAATTTCTATACACGAACTTTATATCTGGCCTAGCCAGTTGTTTTTATAGTGTAGCACTATATATTAATAGTGTAGCACTAGTGTAGTTATAgtgaatatgtttttgtaaaatcgTAGGTATCTTCATGCGATATCATATCTTGTATGCGATTGTTTGTACAGTACAGGTAGGGCGTATTTCCTATTGTATTGTTTTGGTCTTGTCATCTTTGGGGACAGTACCCCCGTGGCCAcgaaggctgtagtcttcgaaacgttgggagaaaattatattataaaaacagcgataaaatgcgtaaaatagttttatttcaatgtttaacattcatataacataagaaatcattattattttatgtaaggatatttttagtgaatattatttgcaatttaGAAACGGTCGATTATAGACTGCTTTCAGAagtaattcatttaaaatgtatttggtGTTCCAGCTGATTACATCCCGGTATGTAAGAGGGATCCCGCGACGGTGGACGCCTGCGTCATCAAATCTATAGAAACACTGAGGCCGAAGTTGGCGGAAGGAATTCCAGAGTTGAATGTGCCGGCGCTCGATCCTTTCTACATACCTGAGGTTGGTAACGTTCATACACGTCCTTCTGCCAAAACAaatgtttgcaggttcaaaacacaagggtATGCATATTCgacttttctaatttatgtgtttgttctttgtgaactatcgcttgttttaccatgaaaaaaaaaacatcgtgaggaaacatgcataacTAAGGAgttatctataagaattttgatggtATGTGGAGTTTGTCAACTTACACTAAGTCCAAGGTCAGCGTGGTGGCAAAACCCTTTCAATAGTAGAggtctgtgcccagcagtgggactgtatataatgTAAGactggtattatttattacacatgtCCTTTCCACATTTTCCGCAGCTTCCGACTTCAGCTAAGTTAGTCTTATTTAGGTAAAGCACATACTTTCCTATACATCTACACCTCCCCGTCAGTTTGATTGGTAAATAATGCCTAAGGTACTAAGTCCGCCTATACAAATGCAAAgtgtaaataagaaatatcaaTTTTAGATCCATTTATTAGtaagtgtatattttaatgtttttcacATTTAGCagtatatttttctgtatttcaCAGATTGCAGCTATTAATACCCAGAATACCCAGGTGCGTGCTGTCGGTAAAGATGTGAAGGTTAGCGGCGGTGGGAACTTTACCATCAAAAGTCTACAGTGAGTGTTCTTTGCATTCTACTAGGTGTTTCTCGAGGATTGGTCTCCAagaaaagcctttcccgttaTAAAAACTCTTAAATCACTGAAGCGATCCAGAGCGCCGATTTTACAACGCTCGCGGTAtctgcataaaaaaaataagaaaaaggtTAGGCTATAACTTTGTCACATATAATTTACCAGTTGTATTACCGATTCTATTACGATGACAAACAGAATAACTTACtcttttcacatttttttatatagattatggACTAAAATTAACTAATAGAATCGACGAGTGAATTTAATACTTTCCAAAACTATTTCACGTAAGAAAGAAGTTACATGTGATCTAATCTTTTGTTTCTGCGTTTAAGTGAAATTGATGTGGATTCTGGGAAATACATGTTTTTCTTGAAATGTTTTGGCATATTTCAAGACCGCCTGTCCGATATCAATGAGCAATCGTTTGGCTGTGGTTAGTTAtgatagtaatatttattttgaagaatATGTGTACAATGAATAGCtgattaatacaatttattggtaTATGGATTGCGATGTACAATCAATTGATTGAAAGTTTGATAATTTTGCTATGTAACCCATAATCGGAAAAACATATCCGAGTCCGGATTGAAGGACCAAAAGTTGTTTTACATGAAATTGGTATTAACACACATATTTGCTGGTTACAGGATAAACTTGGACAATTTATCGTTCAAAGTCCGCGTCCGCTTCCCCAAACTTTTCTTTAAGGGTCAATATCTGTTGGACACGAAGATTATTCTACCTCTTAGTGGAAAAGGCGCACTTTCTGCCGAAGCTGGTAAGCATTTTTTCTCGTCTATATACCTTACGAAGAAGAGAGGCATTGGATGCGTTATATTTAACGTTTGCTCGCGTCTCCAGTGACAGCAaattttttccgagataaaCGTCCTGCTTTTTCcatgataaaaagtaacctcTATGATACTCCAGACTGATTATATCTGTTCAGCCGTTCTGGCGTGACAAAGTACCAAACAACCATCCAAACAACTaactaacatttataatattatgatttatttcaaaactaccTTAATTTCTATCAAGTTGTGTTAAGCGCGGAACTCGTCTTTACAGTAGACGCAAAATGTAATTCTAACTTCCTTTTATACAAGAGTATATaagagataaataaaacaacattgttGTTTCGTGAGTGTGATTTAGCTATTAAACCAGTTAAGGCGTTTtttcaaatcataaaaaaatgttcttgtAAACTAATATAGCCGTGTCTTAATATTGAATATCATAAaacttttgaaaaaatatatacttttaaacTCAACTTGGATTTTAACGAGAATTCTAAAGCATCATTTCTGTTAGTAATGTCTATAcgttactataaatattttagttactcACTTGACTACAAAGAAGTTGGTTTATGAAGTTTTGCTTCTTTTtactctaattattttttaactaatttcaataaatttatggtGAATTCTTTACAGTAAAGTGCGACGCCGAGTTCACAATAAAGTCGGAGCTGTACGACAAGGAAGGCGTACAATATTTAAGGTTCGTCAGCATAACCTCCGACATTAACATCAAGGATTACTCCATCAAACTCGAGGGGCTGTTCAACGGTGATAAAGTTTTAGGTACGTGGACTTATTAATTTAACCCGCTCATGGATTCTTAGCATCATAGCCCTGCGTAGCATGTTTTTAAATTCTGGACTAACCGCTTGGCTGCTTAATTCCCGAAGAAGACGTCTATACAACTATCAGGAATTTACACGTTACAACATTGTGTTCGTATCGAATATGTTAACGTCTACGTGTTTTTCTAAAGTTGTCAATATACTTAACGTagtggttatattctctttgactATACGTTACAAACAAATTTATGCTGTTGATTCCCATACATTTGCATTTTATCGTTACTAtggttatattaatttttgttctaAGTTTACATCCACACAATCTTCATGTTGccatattttagttccaaatacgctcaCAGGGCGCTGTCAAATCCTGATACTGATAGGGAATCTGTTGTTTCTAAACCCCAGAATAGCAAagtagtttttttatgaatttcgtAACTTGTTCGTGTCAAGTATTTTTGAGATgcattaatagtttttattatattttaggtcaAGCTGCGAATGAAGCTATCAATCAAAACCGAGGAGAGTTCTTGAAGATGACAAAGCCTTCGCTCGAGAGTACTGTCAATAAGTTGCTATTAGACATTTCTAACAAGGTGGTCGACGATCTGCCTCTCGACGACCTTTTCCctaaacaataaatttgttttttatagacAACGGATTATATCTTTGTTTTTCTGTATTGCGCCATGTCATGCGaagttttttgattttttaaaaataggggatttatttaatttttattcaagcTGATAGTAGTGatattaacttataataatgcCGTAAGTTCAAATACAATTGTTTACTTCtttatacaaaatgaatatttttgtttttataacttttttattgcctatcgaaaataactttaactttagttctttctttatgttttgttcatttagttatttttttttaccattaaaataattataagttgaTTTTATATGAGATTGAAAATAATGGTTTCGGTAAAATATCCAGTACTGTAAacgatttttaattgaaaaaccAAAGGAAATATCAACATGtggatattacaataaaatgtaaatcaataccatgacatgtattttatttaattacctacattttatgtaataatcttacttataatatcagccttgtattatatactcgcccactgctgagcacgggcctcctctactactgagagggattaggccttagtccaccacgctggcctagtgcggattggtagacttcacacaccttcgaaattcctatagagaacttctcagttgtgcaggtttcctcactatgttttccttcaccgttaaagcgaacgataaattcacaaagaagacacatatgattttttagaaaagtcagaggtgtgtgctcttaggatttgaacctgcggacattcgtctcggcagtccgttcatcactcaactaggctatcgccgcttttaataataatcttatttaCCTTACCTTAATTAAGTACTCAGTAAACATCTGCGGCGGATTCAAATGGCTGAGGCGAACTCAGAGGTAACTCAGAGGTCGTTTCAGCTGCTTCAATGTAACATGACATGGCGTTTGAATGTTTAAATCTATTTACGAAAGGAAATTAAACAAAAGTCCCATTACgctgataataaaatgtataaattaaataatctatgtaatttgttttatatcatgcggaaatataaataagttgtgTAAACTCGAAATCAGGTCGGTTACGACTCGCTTGGCCTTCAAAATGAGGGTATGACAACTATTACTGAATGGATTGGAAGTGTCACCTCCCTAATTCATATATCTTATGATCAATATTTATAGTATGCattttatatattggtatattatatttttatattatgtctacatttaatgtatatataaattataaatattataaattataattaattaatatttgtatataagtacttatcgTATTAGTTATATCTACTGTTGTATTTGTTTATCACAAGAGATTTCTTTGAGTCACCTACCTTGTCCATCTCTGCTCCACCCTTAGAAACTACTTACTGGGaaatgccttcggcattaagtccgcctatgtacaaattttattgtatactagttgacccgacagacgttgtcccgtcacGATTTTAGGAGATGAGATGTGGGGAGCTGCTAGTTCGGTTCGCGTGGCTCAAGCTTCACGCGCCTTATGTTTCTTGTGACGTTACTGCTACGccacaatgtaaaatatttcagtagTTAAATTGCGGTCCACTTtcattatgtaattaatgtaaacaaagagttctaagattatatagagcggatcAGGAAGaatgtcatacaaaaattttacgcTTATTGTAACTCAGTCTACcctaaaatagcaaaacatcaatgtacttcatattttttgcaTACCGTGAGAGTGTTACATTTAGATGGTTACTGATGCCGTGATTATCTGTTTTATGGACCTATAATGTCTTGTTTTAGATTTAAGCGATGTTTAATCGTTATTACTCGatgttacttttgtttttatcgtAGTTACTATAGGTAGTAACATATAATGCCATCGTTATCTTAAATGCTTTCAATATAAGCCATTATACTAGCTTCTGCTAACGGCTCCGGTAGCCTTAATGTCCTTTCCCCAGTAGAAATTATTCAGGGGTAATATAGCCACCTTTTAGAGAATAAATATCTTAACTCTGAgcattaaaattgatattaccaagttcaacaaaacaaaaactaattctgtagttttttttaaattatatataacctatattattatagattttgtagttcttgctcgtggctttgcGTGAAAGAGTTATTCTGGGATGAAAGTCtcacttatatattttccaaGAATAAACGTAGCCGATGTCTTCTTCAGGGTCTGATCTCCATACCGAATTTGATCGTATTTGGTTCCGTGGTTCAGTCGCGAATATACAGACAGAGTTGTTTTCGTATTATAAGTATGGATTGCTAGCTTCGAAGATTTATAGGAAAAATCGAACTAGTATTTACTTATACCTATGTTATGCATGCATGGAGCAAATATTAGCTTCAGTCTACTAAGGTAACCGAGTTAATGCGTTATTATAAGTCAATTCATTGGTTTCAGAATGtctaagaatatttaaatattaaatttctttttgatGAGTTTCGCTGCATTGTTAAGACGATCAAggcaacaaatttttatttattatacatataataaaacaaagtcctcttttttGTCTGTCGGTATGTTACCGATTTTCTCGAAAtcaattgaattattttgtatgaaagttgctATGGAGATAGTACACACACGCGAgggaagtcgcgagcaaaagctagtaattaatataaattaaaatcaaatactatttatgtataaatttactttttttttgtataataatagatattattgtatGGCCATGGAGAAAGGTAACATTGACCtactgaataataattatcaatgaaaaaatattaaaatatgcaataacacataaatatagcgctttatatatttgtatatgcaaatcaataaaatccatattaatagtattatgaGAACTAACACATCAAAGACAAGGTATAACATGTttctaattaaaacatttttttttattgtacaagaAAACACTTTTatgttcatttttgtttttttttttatatatgtttaggTTTTTTCTAGGTGTCGGAGTT
The sequence above is drawn from the Manduca sexta isolate Smith_Timp_Sample1 chromosome 28, JHU_Msex_v1.0, whole genome shotgun sequence genome and encodes:
- the LOC115442092 gene encoding uncharacterized protein LOC115442092, encoding MSSINKLVATVVVVLCLTDGGLFKKIPDYIPVCKRDPATVDACVIKSIETLRPKLAEGIPELNVPALDPFYIPEIAAINTQNTQVRAVGKDVKVSGGGNFTIKSLQINLDNLSFKVRVRFPKLFFKGQYLLDTKIILPLSGKGALSAEAVKCDAEFTIKSELYDKEGVQYLRFVSITSDINIKDYSIKLEGLFNGDKVLGQAANEAINQNRGEFLKMTKPSLESTVNKLLLDISNKVVDDLPLDDLFPKQ